One window of Siniperca chuatsi isolate FFG_IHB_CAS linkage group LG19, ASM2008510v1, whole genome shotgun sequence genomic DNA carries:
- the LOC122866834 gene encoding gamma-aminobutyric acid receptor subunit rho-3 isoform X3, which translates to MDFTMTLYLRHYWKDERLAFPSRNNQSRTFDSRLVKKIWVPDVFFVHSKRSFIHDTTMENIMLRVYPDGNILYSVRVTVTALCSMDFSSFPLDTQNCSLELESYAYNENDLMLYWKNGNDSLRTDEIALSQFFIEHFQASSGLAFYSSTGWYNRLFINFILRRHIFFFLLQTYFPTMLMVVLSWVSFWIDRRAVPARVSLGITTVLTMSTIITGVSSSMPQVSYVKAVDIYLWTSFLFVFLSVIEYAAVNYCTTLEEMRKMKRGKIPSTFNASQAMAFDGCFHDNDIELTPFPRMAPTLTSDPLTTPIQTPDIRPTEGTRLRRQRSVRENVNLLVSNSYMIDSYSRLAFPLSYLLFNTIYWSLYS; encoded by the exons ATG GACTTCACCATGACTCTGTACCTGCGTCACTACTGGAAAGACGAGCGGCTGGCATTTCCGTCCCGAAACAATCAGAGCAGGACGTTTGACTCGAGGCTTGTGAAGAAGATTTGGGTTCCTGACGTCTTCTTCGTCCACTCCAAGCGCTCCTTCATCCACGACACCACTATGGAGAACATCATGCTGCGGGTTTACCCCGACGGAAACATCCTCTACAGCGTCAG ggttACTGTGACGGCTCTCTGCTCGATGGACTTCAGCAGCTTCCCTCTGGACACACAGAACTGCTCGCTGGAGCTGGAGAgct aTGCGTATAATGAGAACGACCTGATGCTTTACTGGAAGAATGGGAACGACTCTCTGAGGACGGATGAGATCGCCTTGTCTCAGTTCTTCATTGAGCATTTCCAAGCCTCCAGTGGCCTGGCTTTCTACAGCAGCACcg GTTGGTACAACCGTCTGTTCATTAACTTCATCCTGCGGAGGCacatcttcttcttcctgctgCAGACGTACTTTCCCACCATGCTGATGGTCGTTCTGTCCTGGGTTTCCTTCTGGATCGACAGGAGGGCCGTCCCTGCTCGCGTCTCTCTGG GTATAACCACAGTGCTCACAATGTCCACCATCATAACAGGAGTGTCCTCCTCCATGCCTCAG GTGTCGTATGTGAAAGCGGTGGACATCTACCTGTGGACCAGCTTCCTgtttgtcttcctgtctgtgatCGAATACGCGGCCGTGAACTACTGCACCACTctggaggagatgaggaagatgaagaggggGAAG ATCCCATCCACCTTCAACGCCAGCCAGGCGATGGCCTTCGACGGCTGCTTCCATGACAATGACATTGAGCTGACCCCGTTCCCCCGCATGGCACccaccctgacctctgaccccctcACCACGCCGATCCAAACCCCAGACATCCGGCCCACGGAGGGGACTCGCCTCCGCCGGCAGCGGTCTGTGCGTGAAAACGTGAACCTGCTGGTCAGCAACAGCTACATGATCGACTCCTACTCCCGTCTCGCCTTCCCTCTGTCCTACCTGCTCTTTAACACCATCTACTGGAGCCTGTACTCCTGA